A window of the Candida orthopsilosis Co 90-125, chromosome 1 draft sequence genome harbors these coding sequences:
- a CDS encoding Ime4 protein (S. cerevisiae homolog IME4 has mRNA (N6-adenosine)-methyltransferase activity and has role in meiosis, mRNA methylation), producing the protein MGTLESFQPFTDFLLSQGDIILSIPINGELWKIRGVFHEFCKDDTYHIPTTYSEFIDYLQLFQNLSGKSLHFSTKLPLALTKSINMPRLTWINYTALKILHYRLRGLSPPEEEFVKRKEEVSLLEFASPKESIPIELDKVTRLTLEVIIGFLHKNTAKTTLGRERAKLATLKAPFPHVCSDSKHALSLANAGLNKREYASSSKQLAPDYIVHQRIHQSRNLLPIEAYQCSLNKIHFLPILYGHTDVNLGDCSYLDTCHKMKTCRYLHYFTLNPCKTESVAKSEEKSLDYTLGQCFTESFCPITPPQWINCDVRYLPFGILGKFAVIISDPAWDIHMSLPYGTCKDDELLELPMHELQDEGIIMLWVTGRSIEIGRKALLKWGYQISDEMIWIKLNQLKRTIVTGRTGHWLNHSKEHLLVGLKGNPSWLNLRIDTDVVVSSTRETSRKPDEFYDIIERLVGTHARKLEIFGRTHNTRPGWLTIGNQLQGVSLHEPEVKYNYEIYKSQTSD; encoded by the coding sequence ATGGGTACACTCGAAAGCTTTCAACCTTTTACTGATTTCCTACTTTCCCAAGGGGACATTATTCTATCAATTCCCATTAATGGGGAACTTTGGAAAATTAGGGGCGTTTTTCATGAGTTTTGCAAAGATGATACCTATCACATACCCACCACATACTCGGAGTTCATTGATTACCTTCAactatttcaaaatctcaGTGGGAAATCGTtgcatttttcaacaaaattgcCACTTGCATTGACCAAACTGATTAATATGCCAAGGTTGACGTGGATCAATTACACGGCGTTGAAGATTTTACATTATCGGTTAAGGGGCTTGTCACCACCCGAGGAAGAATTTGTGAAACGAAAGGAGGAGGTGTCATTGCTTGAATTTGCTTCACCAAAAGAGTCTATACCAATTGAACTTGACAAAGTGACTAGATTAACATTAGAGGTCATAATTGGGTTTCTTCATAAAAATACGGCAAAAACAACATTGGGAAGAGAAAGAGCAAAATTGGCAACTTTGAAGGCACCATTTCCACATGTATGCAGTGATAGTAAGCATGCATTGCTGTTGGCCAATGCTGGATTAAATAAGCGAGAGTATGCCCTGAGTTCAAAGCAATTAGCTCCAGATTATATCGTTCATCAAAGAATACATCAATCAAGGAACTTGTTACCTATTGAAGCTTACCAATGTTCATTAAACAAGATCCACTTTCTTCCTATTTTGTATGGTCACACTGATGTGAATTTGGGAGATTGTTCGTACTTAGATACATGCCACAAGATGAAAACCTGTCGTTATCTCCATTATTTCACTTTGAACCCTTGTAAAACGGAGTCAGTGGCGAAGCTGGAGGAAAAGAGTTTGGATTACACTCTTGGTCAATGTTTTACTGAATCCTTTTGCCCAATCACACCTCCACAATGGATCAATTGTGATGTTCGGTATTTGCCTTTCGGTATATTAGGTAAATTTGCTGTGATTATTTCTGACCCTGCCTGGGACATTCACATGTCCTTGCCGTATGGAACATGcaaagatgatgagttgCTAGAGTTGCCTATGCATGAGCTTCAAGATGAAGGGATTATTATGCTTTGGGTAACTGGGCGGTCAATCGAAATTGGACGTAAAGCTTTACTCAAGTGGGGTTACCAAATTAGTGATGAAATGATCtggatcaaattgaatcaattgaaaagaacTATAGTTACTGGAAGAACAGGACATTGGttaaatcattcaaaagaGCATTTGTTAGTCGGACTAAAGGGTAACCCTAGCTGGCTCAACTTGCGAATTGACACCGATGTTGTAGTTAGCAGTACGAGAGAAACTTCAAGAAAACCAGATGAGTTCTACGACATCATTGAACGATTAGTTGGTACTCATGCaagaaaattggaaatttttggACGAACTCACAATACTAGACCAGGGTGGTTGACAATTGGTAACCAACTACAAGGTGTATCATTACACGAGCCTGAAGTTAAATACAACTATGAAATATACAAAAGCCAAACCTCAGACTGA